From the Mesorhizobium koreense genome, the window GATCGGCATGGACCAGCCGGCAAAGGCGCCGAAACGCGCGCCGGCGGCCTTATGCAGATCCTGCAATGGAAGAATTTTGGTAGCTTGCTCGTTGCCGCTCATGGCTTCTCCAGAAAAGCACGACCAGCCGCTCTCGCGGCCATTCCGTGCCCCTCTGTCTGAAGCCTGAGAGACTCGCGCCCCGGAACTCTGTCGGCGGCGCTTACACCTTCGGCGCAGGGTTTCCCCCGACTTTCCAGAGCGTCTTTCCCGTCAACGGTTCTTTTGCCTGAGAGATTTCGGGCGATTTCCCCTTCGGCGGCCGCACGAGGCGACTCTCTCCCGCAAACGGTTGGAGCCGAAGCTCCCGACGGGCCAATGCTTACCTCACGGCAACGGGAATGTCACTCCCCCGCCGTCAGCTCTTCCAGAAGCGATTTGTTGATCCGGCCGAGATTGCCCAGTTCCTTGCTTATCCGTCCGATCAACTCGCCGGTCTCCTCGTGCAGCGAGGTCAGTTTCTCCAACTGGCCGGCGACTTTCTCGGCGCTTACGCGCTCCACCGGTTCGACGGGTGAAGTCCCGACGCCGTGGAGCAGCCACGATATCGAAACGCTGAGCAGGCCGGAAAGCATATTCAGCCGATGCGTCGCCGGCTGCGAGCGGTCGCGCTCCCAGGCGTTCACGGTCGCGATCTTCACGCCGAGGCGCCAGGCGAGATCCTTTGCCGTCAGGCCGGCGGCTTCGCGGGCGCGGGAAAGCCGGCCGCCCATCGTGTCCATGTCCGGCTTCTGTTCGTAAATATTCATCGTATCGGGGTCTCCCGCATCGTTCCGGATTGTATGGGGTCGTTCCATGTCGCTTTTACGACATGGTCCACCAATATAACGACCACGCCGCGAGAGACAACCTCTGTGGCCGAATTGGCCCCTCGGATTGGATTTCTAATCCGGACAAGATCATTGCCGGCTAAGGGGACGGATCATTGCTGGTTCGGCACAGGTGTGGTTCCGCACGGACTGGTCGGAGGCGGTGGCGGCTGCATCAGTTCGCGGCCGGAACCGGGCAGTTCTGATCGCCTTCCTGACAATTGAGGTAGCCTTGTAAGTCCTTGATGCGGGATTTGGTCAGGCCGTCCATGCACATTGAAACAAGCATTGGCATAACGCTTCCTCCCGCCGCCTCTGCAGTCTGGAAACTGCACTCCGCGTCGCGAAATTTGACCCAATTGCGCTGAGCTTGAATGAAAAGCTTCTTGGTATCCGCGTCGTCCTTCAGGCGCCCTTGGACCTGTTTGTAAAGGTCGTTAAGTTTTTTGTCGGATTGCTTGAACGAAGCATCGGCGCACTGGTTCATGGTTGCCTGATCCTGGGCATCGGCACATTTGTCCTTGGCAAAGGCAAGGGTCGGCATGGCCAGAATCATTGCTGCAGTCAGTATCCCGATTTTCATCGATTATCCTCCATTTAGATCCTGCCTGTTGGCGGTGGGGTTCACGTCGTGCCGGTATCGAGGTTGCCGCGAAGCCGCATATCTTCGGCGATCATCAGCCTCATTCCGTAACCGTCCGAGCAAAACACGTTGCCAGATTGGCGGGTACTCCGAGTTTCTTGGCCCAGGCAATCAGGCCGGGCTTTTCCGACGGCTCGGCATAGCCGCCCCACACGTCGCGGAACTTCTTCTTTCCGTTGACTTTCTGGAAGAACATCATTCCGTCGTCGGCAGCGGGCGTGGAGGCATAGGCGGCGCTCCAGTCGCCGCTCTCCAGGATCGCTTCAAATTTCACCTGTGCCGGTTTGACCTTGTTTTCCAGCGCTGCCGCGACAAGAGCCGCATATTCCTGCTTGCGCACCGTGGTCATCTCGACCTTCACGCCATCACAAGCGTTACTCGCGGCAAGAGCGCCCGTCAGCGTCATTCCCAAGCCCATGACGCAGATAACAACTATCTTGGCCTGTTGCCGCGCCGTGCCATGGAATTCGGACATGACTATCCTTCCTTTCCTCGATTCAAGGCGTATCAGCGGCCGTGCTTATTGAAGTTGGGGTTGCCGTTTCCGTTCGCATCGGCTGCCGAGAACTGATCGGCGTTGAGGATATCGGCGGTTTCTGCTCGACCGAGCCGTCATTGTCGGCGCCCAGCCTCTCGAAGGCCTTGGTCATAAAGGCCTGATATTCCTGTCGGTTCACCGCGTACGGTGCTTGTCGACCGCCCACCCAAGCCTAGCTTGAAAAAGTCACACAAAAGGACGGCTTATGGCAAGCCGCAGTGATTATTTGTGAATTGTGTTTCAATAATTTAACATGCCTTGAAAATATATGCGCGCCGAATACCAATCAGACCGGAAGCAACAGGCGAGATGCTTTCATTATCTTACAGAGATTATCCTTGGGTTTCGGTCAAATTTTCCCAAAATAGAAGCTATTTTGATGCAAAATCGCCGCAAATCGGAAAGAAAATTTTGGCCG encodes:
- a CDS encoding lysozyme inhibitor LprI family protein → MKIGILTAAMILAMPTLAFAKDKCADAQDQATMNQCADASFKQSDKKLNDLYKQVQGRLKDDADTKKLFIQAQRNWVKFRDAECSFQTAEAAGGSVMPMLVSMCMDGLTKSRIKDLQGYLNCQEGDQNCPVPAAN
- a CDS encoding helix-turn-helix domain-containing protein, with the translated sequence MNIYEQKPDMDTMGGRLSRAREAAGLTAKDLAWRLGVKIATVNAWERDRSQPATHRLNMLSGLLSVSISWLLHGVGTSPVEPVERVSAEKVAGQLEKLTSLHEETGELIGRISKELGNLGRINKSLLEELTAGE